The Vicinamibacteria bacterium genome contains the following window.
GGGGGCTCCTGGACGCCCTTTGCCCCATGACCTACACCCCCGACAGCCGCATCTTCCGGCAGCAGCTCGAGCAGATGCTCACGCATGTCGTAGGGTCGAAACCGGCAATATGGGCCGGGATCGGAGCCTACCGGCTGCCCTTGGCCGGGATCCTGGAGAAGGTCCGGATTGCGCGCGAGTCGGGTGTTTCCGGAGTCCTCCTCTTCTCGCACGAGTCGATCCTCCCCGGTGACCGAGTACGGCTGCGCCACGAGGCCTTTCCGCCCCCGGACGCGCTGGGGCCTCCGGGCGCGGGCGCCCGGACCCTCTCCGGTCGATCGCCGCGGTGAGGGGATGACCCGCGCGCGGCGGGCTTGGTTCCTCGGCACCGCGCTCGCCGCCGCCGCCTGCCGCCATCAGCCCCCGGTCCAGAGCCCGCCCGCGGCTCCCTCTCCCGCCCCTGGCTATCCCTGGGCCCGCGCTACCCTGGCCCGCCTATCTCTGGCCGAGAAGGCGGCGCAGATGATCGGGGTCCGGGCGACCGGCCTCTACCGCAATCCGGCCTCCACGGAGGCCGTACGCCTGCGCGAGCGCGTGCGGTCACTAAAGGTGGGGGTGGTGGTGGTGTTCGAGTCGGAGGTGGAGACTCTGCCGCGCTTGCTGAACGAGCTCCAGGGTCAGGCCGACGTCCCCCTGCTCGTGGCCGCGGACCTGGAGCGCGGCCTGTCCTTTCGGATCCGGCGTGGAGTCGTGCCCCTGCCTTATGCCATGGCGGTGGGGGCCACTCGCTCCGAGCAGGCCGCTCGCTTCACGGGCCAGGTGGCGGCCCGGGAGGCGCGGGCCCTCGGCATTCACTGGGCTTTCGCCCCCGTGACGGATGTGAACAACAACCCCTCCAACCCCGTCATCAACATCCGCTCCTACGGCGAGGACCCTGAGCTCGTGGCCCGCATGGCCGCCGCTTTCGTGCGGGGGGCCCGCGAGGGGGGCCTCCTGACCACAGCCAAGCACTTCCCGGGGCATGGCGACACCGCGGTGGACAGCCATCTCCAGATGGCCACCGTGGCTGCGGACCGCGCGCGGCTGGATGCGGTGGAACTGTTGCCCTTCCGGCGCGTGGTCGAGGCGGGCGTGGACTGGGTCATGCTCGGTCACATCGCCGTCCCCGCGCTCGATCCCTCGGGGGCCCCCGCCACCCTTTCCTTGCCCATGTCGGAGGTACTGCGGCGCGACCTGGGCTTCCAGGGCATGGTAGTGACGGATGGGATGGACATGGCGGGGGTGCGTCCCGCCTGGACGGGGGAGGCCACGGTCCGCGCCGTACAGGCAGGGGCGGACCTCGTCCTGCTTCCCCCCGAGCCGGAAGTCGCCGCCCAGTCCCTGGTACGGGCGGTGAAGGAGGGCCAGCTCACGGAGGCGCGCCTGGACCTCTCCGTGCGGCGCATCCTAGAGACCAAGGAGCGTCTGGGGCTGGACAAGAACCGGCTGGTGGATCGGGAGACCTTCGCCAAGAGCGTGGACCGACCGGAAGACGAAGCGGAGGCGCAGAGGATCGCCCGCGCGTCGATCACGGTAGTCCGCAACGAAGGACATGTGTTGCCCCTGCACGCGGAGCAGCCGCTGCACCTCCTGCATTTGGTGCTCTCCAGCGACATCCACAACCCGGCCATCCACGGCGTCCCCGAGGAGGAACTTGCCGGGCGGCGGATTCCCACGGAGACGGTGAGCCTGGGACCCGAGGTTTCGGAGGAGACCTCCGCTGCCCTGGTGGCCCGAGCACCGGAGTTCACGCACGTGCTGGCCTCCGGCTTCGTGAGGGTCACGTCCTCCAAGGGGACTGCCGACATGGCCGGCAGCCACGCCCGGCTGCTGCAGGGTCTGGCGGCTACGGGCCGACCCGTGATTGTGGTTTCGTTCGGGAGCCCCTATCTCCTTCGGCAGTTCCCCGAGGTGCCGGTCTACGTGGCCGCCTACGGCTCCGCCGACTCCAGCCAGCGGGCCGCGGTGGCGGCCCTCTTCGGGGAGTATGCTGTCGGCGGGAAGCTGCCCGTCACGCTTCCCGGGCTCTACCCCTATGGCCACGGCCTCGCGATACCGAAGGAAGAGATGACGCTGCGCGCGAGCCGTCCTGAGGACGCCGGCTTCCGCCCGGGCGGGCTGTCGGGAGTGGACCGCGCGCTGGACCAGGCGCTGGAGGAAAAGATCTTCCCCGGAGGCGTGGTGGCAGTGGGGAAGGACGGAGGTCTCGTTCACCTTCGGCCATTCGGACGCTTCACCTACGACAAGGACGCACCCGAGGTCCACGCGGACACGATCTATGACCTCGCGAGCTTGACCAAGGTCATCGTCACCACCACCCTGGCCATGATCCTGGTGGATGAGCAGAGGCTCGACATCTCCAAGCGGGTCAGGGACTTCCTGCCCGGGTTCCAGGGCGGGGCCAAGGATCAGGTGACCGTCCGGCAGCTTCTGACCCATTCCGCCGGCCTCGACTGGGGGGGGCCGCTGTACAAGGAGATAGAAGGCAAGGACGCCTATCTCAAGCGGATCCAGGCCATGGAACTCGTCTACGAACCGGGCACACGGTCCGTTTACAGCGACCTGGGCGTGATCCTCCTGGGCGAGATCCTCGAACGGGTGGCGGGCGAGGGGCTCGACCCTCTCGCCCGGCGTCGGATACTGACCCCACTGGGCATGAAAGACACCCTGTACCGGCCCCCGCCCGCTCTTCTGCCGCGGATCGCGCCCACCGAGCAGGACCCTTGGCGCGGCCGGCTCTTGCGGGGTGAGGTCCATGATGAGAATGCCTTCGCGCTGGGAGGCGTGGCCCCCCACGCAGGCCTCTTCGGGACCGCCCGGGACCTGGCCCGCTTTGCCCAAATGCTCCTGAATGGGGGGGTGCTCGAGCACCACCGGATCGTGTCCCGCGAGACGGTAGATCTGTTCACGCGGCGGGCCGGGGTGCCGGGCGCGAGCCGAGCCCTCGGCTGGGACACGCGTTCCGAGAACAGCTCCGCGGGGACGCTCTTCTCCTCCCGCTCCTACGGTCACACCGGCTTCACGGGGACTTCGGTCTGGATCGATCCCGAGCGCCGGCTGTTCGTCGTCCTCCTGACCAACCGCGTTCATCCGAGCCGCGAGCGAGATCCCAAGGGCGCGGCCATCCGTCAGGTCAGGGCCGCGGTGGCGGACGCCGTGGTGCGCGAGCTCGCGGTGCCGTGATCCTCCCCCTGACGGTCGCCGCGCTACTTGCGGCACCGCCGGTCCAGGTGGGACTCGAGCAGGTCGAGGCGCAGGGGGGAGCACCCGTCAAGGGCAAACGTATCGGCCTCGTCGCACACGCGGCCTCCGTCACCGCGGACGGCCGCCTCGCCGTGGACGTGCTGCGCGGGCTGGGGGTGGACGTGCGCCGGCTCTTCGCTCCCGAGCACGGGCCCCGGGGACGCCTGGCCGCGGGGGCGCCCGTGGAGGAGGGCCTGGACCCTGAATCGGGGCTGCCCGTGGTGAGCCTCTACGGGAAGAAGGCGAAGCCGGCGCCAGAGGATCTGGTGGGCCTGGACGCCCTGGTGGTGGACCTGCAGGACGCCGGCGTGCGGTTCTATACCTACGAGAGCACGCTCATTCTCTGCTTGGAAGCGGCCGCGGAGGCAGGGATCGAACTCCTGGTGCTCGACCGGCCCAACCCCCTGGGCGGGGAGCGGATGGACGGACCCCTGCGCGACCCGACCCAGCCCTGGAGCCTGCTCAGCTTGGCCCCGGGCCCCCTGGTCCACGGCCTGACCCTGGGGGAGTTGGCGCGGCTCGTGAACGCGGGACGGGGGCAGCCGGCCCACCTCACGGTGGTCCCCATGCGCGGCTGGACTCGCGGAATGACGTGGGCGGACACGGGCCGCCCCTGGGTGCCCCCGTCGCCGAACCTCCGCAGCGCGGAAGCCGCCCTTGCCTATCCAGGGGTCTGCCTCCTCGAAGCCACCAACGTCTCCGAAGGTCGTGGGACCGGTGCCCCCTTCCTGCTCTTGGGGGCTCCCTGGATGAAGCCGGACGTGGTTCGCCTCGATGTCTCCGCGCCCGGCTTCGCGCTGGAGGCCACCCGCTTCACGCCCCGGGAGGCAGCCGTGGTCCTGGAGCTGAAGTACCGGGACCGTGAATGCCAGGGCCTGCGGGTGAGGGTCACGGATCCCCGGGCCGCACGGCCCTACGCCCTCGGCCTCGCCTTGCTTGGTGCCTTGAGGAAGCATCACCCCGAATTCCGCTTGGCCCGCGAGGGCGCGGGCCTGGATGGACTCCTCGGGACCCGGCGCGTCCGGGAGGGTCTGGAGCGCGGGGAGAGCGTAGACGCCATGCTCGCCGTGGACGCTCCCGCCCGGGATTCCTTTGCCCGGGACCGCAAGCCCGCCCTGCTGTATTGACGCCGCATGGACTCCCTCCGCGTCGGCTTGCCCGCCCTCCTCGGCATCCTGGGCTATCTCGTGGCCATCAACGTCTTGGGGGCCCGCCTGGGACGGGGCCAAAAGGACGCCGGGGACTACTTCCTGGGCGGGCACGCGATGCCCTGGTGGGCGGTGATGGCGTCGATCGTGGCCACCGAGACCTCCGCCCTCACCTTCCTGTCCGTCCCCGGCGACGCGTACCACAGCGGGTACACATTCCTTCAGCTCACCCTCGGCTACCTGGTCGGTCGGATCCTGGTCGCGCGCATGCTCCTTCCCGCTTATTTCCGGGGCACCCTCCCGACCGCCTACGCCCTGCTGGAGCGACGCTTTGGCGTGGCCACCCGGCGCTTCGCTTCCTCGGTCTTCATGGTCACGCGCGTGATGGCGGCGAGCGTGCGCCTTGCCGTGCCCGCCATCCCCATTGCTCTGGTCCTGGGCGTGCCCGTGTGGAGCGCGATTCTGATCCTGGCCGGCGCTACCGCACTCTATACTTTCGCCGGGGGCATCAAGGCTGTGATCTGGATCGACCTCATCCAGGTCGCGGTCTATCTGAGCGGGGCCCTGCTGGCCCTCGGGTTCCTGGCGGGTGCGGTCCCGGGCGGGCTGGGCTCCATCGTGGGGGCGGCGGTCAGCCGCCCCGGGAGCGTTCTCGATTTCGACCCCGACCTCTCTCGCCCCTACACGTTCTGGGCGGGCCTCCTCGGGGGGACGTTCCTGGCCATGGCCAGCCACGGGGCGGATCAGCTCATCGTCCAGCGCCTGCTCGCCTGCCGGGGGCTACGCGACGCTCAGAAGGCCCTGGTCGGGAGCGGGGTCGTGATTATCTTCCAGTTTGCTCTCTTCCTGACCATCGGGGTGGCCCTCTTCTCCTTCTATGGGGGCCGGGCCATCGACCCCACCGGCTCAAGTGCCGCTGCTTTCCGCGGGAGCGACGAAATCTTTCCCGCCTTCATCGTAGGCCACCTGCCCGCCGGAGTCTCCGCCTACCTGATCGCCGGCATCTTCTCCGCCGCCATGTGTTCCGAGGCCGCGGCCCTCAACTCGCTTGCCTCTGCCCTCGCCCACGACGTGGTCGGGCCCGTGTTCGGGGCCCGGCGCCTCGAGGGCGGAAGCGGGCTCTGGCTCGGCCGCGTCCTCACCCTCCTGTGGACGGTCGTGCTGGCGGGCCTGGCCGTGGGCTTTAGCCGGCTCCGCGAGGGGCAGCCGGGCGTCCAGGTCGCTCTCGGCCTGGCCAGCGTGACCGCGGGCGGTCTCCTGGGGGCGTTCTTGCTCGCCCGCTACGTGAATCGGGCCCGGCAAGCGGACGCGATGGTGGCCGTGGCCATCTCGGCGGTGGTCATGCTCGCAATCTGGCTCGGGGCCAAGGGCTGGATCGATTGGCCGTTGGCCCGCCGGATTTCTTGGCCTTGGTACTCGCTCCTGGGCTGTGCGATCACGCTGGGAACGGGTTTCCTACTCGCGCGTCGGCACGCGGGCCCCGATCCCCGGGCGGGCTAGCGCTTCCCTCAGCCCCGGGCCGTCATCCTGTTTTGGACAACCTGGATGGCGGAGGTGATGCGCGCGATCTTCCGGTGCCGCGCTTGGGTGGCGAGCGCGTCGTCTTGGGGCGGTACCTCGGCCCGGGCGTCGCGCTGCAGCTTCTCCAGCTCCTGCCGGAGAAGAGCCAGCTCGCCGGGGAGGAAGGCCTTGAGCGAGCCCACGTTGAGGAGAATGAAGCCCTCCGCGATTTGGGAGGCCATAGCGGGGGCGCTGCCGCCCATGAAGTTGGCCATAGCAGGGGGTGATTATAGCAGGACACGTCGGTGACACCGATCGTTTTCCCCTTCGACGCCGGGTCCATGGTGACCGGCATCGAGGGGTTGGTGAGCGAGCCTGAGGACCGGTACCGGGAGGTCAGGCCAGGGGGGGGACCCAGCCGGACGGCTCCTTCCCCTTAGGGCGCGCGCAGACGCAGAGGCCGGAGCCGGGTTCACGGGCAGGGCAGCCACCGCAAGGTGATCGACGATGCCAAAGGCGAGCGTTGGTCGCTCGCCGCGGGCCCATCCGCCTATTTGATGCAGACCGCGCGGACCTGCTTGAAATCCGTCACCCCCAGCAGGACTTTCTGAATGCCGTCTTGGAGGAGGGTGGTCATGCCGTCCCGGACCGCTTGCTTGCGGAGTTCCTCGATGGGCTCCCTTTTTTGGATTTTGCGCTTGATATCGTCCGTAGCCACGAGGAGTTCGTGGATGCCCATGCGGCCCCGGTAGCCAGTGTTCCCGCACTTCGGACAGCCCTTGGGCCGGCCCAGGCGGAAGCTGGGGGAGTAGCGGACACCCAGTTTCTCCCAGGCCTCGAGCCCGTACTCCTGCATCAGCTCCGCAAACTCCTCCTGGGTGGGGGCGTACTCTTCCTTGCAGTCCTTGCAAAGGGTGCGGACCAGGCGTTGGGCCATGATGCCGAGCAGGGCGTCCGCGAAATTGAAGGGGTCGATCTCCATGTCCAAGAGGCGGGTGATAGTTTCGGGAGCGGAGTTGGTATGGAGAGTGGAGAAGACCAGGTGGCCAGTGAGGGAGGCCTCGATGCCGGTGGCCGCGGTCTCGTGGTCGCGCATCTCGCCGACCATGATCACGTCCGGGTCGGCGCGTAGGAAGGCGCGCATGGCGATGGCGAAGGTAAAGTCGATCTTGGGATGGACTTGCACCTGCCGCAGCCCCGGCTGGGTGATCTCGACGGGGTCCTCCGCCGTCCATATCTTCATGTCCGTGGTGTTGATGAAACCGAGGCCGGAGTGCAAGGTGGTGGTCTTGCCGGAGCCGGTCGGACCCACCACCAGGCAGATGCCGTAGGGCTTCTGCAGGATCCTCTTGAACTCCGAAAGATTTCGCTCCAGGAAGCCCATCTTCTCCAGGGGAAGGGGTTTGGAAGCGGCCAGGAGGCGCATGACCACGTCCTCGTTGCTACCCGAAGTGGGAATCGTGGCCACGCGCAGCTCGATCGACCCCATTGGCCCTTTGAAGCGGATCTTGCCGTCCTGGGGCTTGCGCTTCTCCGCGATGTCCAGTTTGGACATGATCTTGAAGCGCTGCACGATGGCGTTGCGGTGGGGGGCGGGGATCTCCAGGTACTTCACGCAATCCCCGTCGATGCGCAGCCGCACCTGGGTGGGTGCGGTCTTGCCATAGGGCTCGATGTGGATGTCGGAGGCCCCCCGGTTGTAGGCATCGATGATGATCTGGTTGGCCAGCTTCACGATCCCGCTGTCCGTCTCGTCCACCTCCGGGGGCGCGCTGGGGTCGGGCTCGTGCCCCTCGAGCTCGTCCTCCTCCCCGCTGCCCAGCTCCATGATGATGCGGCCGAGGTCTTGCTCCTCCGCCGCACCCGCTGCCACCCCGTAGCTGGTGTGGATGTACTCCAGGATGTCGCCCCGCAGGCCCACCACGAAGTCGCAGCGGGGGGCCAGGTTCATGGCCTTGATCGAGTCCTGGCGGGTGAGGTCGTAGGGGTCCTCCACCGCCACCAATAGCGTCCCCTCCTTCCTCTCGATGGGCGCGCACACGTTTTTCTTCAGAAAGTCGAGGGTGAGGCGGCCCTTCAGGTCCTCGGGGATGGTCCGCCCCAGGGGCTCCCAGAAGGCGCAGCTGTAGAACTGAGCCAGGGCGCGGCCCACCTCCTCCTTCGGGATCTTGAGGTCCTCCTCCAGGATCTTGGCCACGTCCACCTGGTTGACGCGGGCATTGGAGATCGCCTTCTCCAGGTCCTTCTCCGACACGAGCCCCTTGTCGATGAGGAGCCCGTACTTGGAGGGCCGGTTGCTGCGGGCGGCCCGGTGCTGGTTGTAGAAGGCGATGCCAAGGATCTTGGCCAGCTCGCCTGCGGCCTCTTCGTCCTTGGGCGTGAACTGGCCGCCCCCGCGCTTGTTGAGGAGTTCCAGCACCCCCAGCAGGTATTTGTCGAAGAGGATGGGGCTGGAAAGGATCTGCGTGGTGTGGAAGCCAGACGCTCGGTCCCAGCGCGAATCGAACTTCAGGTTCGGGTGCAGGCGGGCCAGCTCGGCAGGATCGTAGGCATTCTTGACGTTGGCCGTCCGGCGAGAGAGAGCTGCGAAGCCGGCGATGGATCCGAAGGTCTTGGGGACTCGGATCTCCTTTACCTCCTGTCCGGCTTTGAAGAGAGAGAACAACTCCTGGTTCTTGGTGTCGAGGGCAAAGATGGTCACGCGCTCGGCCTCCACCAGGTCCAGCATCTTGTCCTTGATGTCCACCAGGATGTCCTGGATGCTGGGCGCGGAGTTGATCAGGTTGGCGATCTCGATGAGCCGCTTCCGGTACGACAGCTCACGTTGGGTCGTGTCGATGCCGGCTCGCGTGGCCATTCCGGCTCCCTCCTCGGGAAGGACCTCAAAACCGTTGTTCGAGCGAGAATAAGCGCTCCCAGGGAAGGGGTCAAGGTGAGAAGTCTGGAGTGTCGGCGCGGGACCGAAATCGGCCTCTGCCGGGTAGTGGGTCAGTGACCCACTACCCTCTGCCGAGACTACTGGTGCGCCGCGACCATGCGTGATAGACTCCGCCTTGCTTTTTCCGACCGGGGCGTGGCTCAGCCTGGCTAGAGCGCTTGGTTCGGGACCAAGAGGTCGGAGGTTCGAATCCTCTCGCCCCGACCAACATAGATTCAATGACTTAAAGGTAGTTCCGAGGGCCTCGCTCGAGGCCCTCAAACGTCTCAGGATCGCACCGGGATCGCAAGCGCTCCCTCTCTGAACGGGCGTTCAGTTCCAGGAGGTCTCGCGAGGTGCCATGACGTTCCACGTCAATGCGACCAAGCACGGCCTCTCAGACCACGATGGGGGAGCGTCGATGTCGCGAGCCGACTCGTGGGATCTCTCCGCTTTCCCCATTGGCATTTGGGCATCTACACCGATCCGCTCGTGTGAGAGCTGACGTTCAGACGCTCAGCACACCCGCTGTCGGCACTCTCGTCGCTTCGCGCACCGCACCGACGTAGAGCCGCCCAGCATACGGGAACGACGTGCTCTGACTATGGTCAGGCGCGATGACCAGGACGGTGCTACTCCCGCATTCCTTCCATCCGGGCACCGATCGCGCGTAGGTGCAGCCGAGTGCCTCGGTGGCTTAGTTCGGGCGGTGTTTGTTTGGGGCTCTTCAGTCCTCCAAGCCCCGAGCAGCACACAGCTCCCAGAACCGCTCACCCTGGATCGCTGGGTGAGCCCACGAGACCAACTCGAGGACTTGGCGATATTCGGCCAGGACGTTCCCGGCGGCCCCGGGCACCGGCACCACATCCCACTCCTGGTCATCGGCGAGCACGTGTCCTCGAGGGCACCGGACGAGAAGCGTCCTCCAGGTGACGCGACAGAGCAGGCCGTGAGCTCTGCAGCGCCGGCCGAAAGCTGCTCCGCTCATCACAGCTTCCTCGGGGCCACGGTGATCCAGTCCGGTCCGGTCTTTTAGGTAGGGCATTGGGCGACGCCTTTTCACTAAGCCTCCTGCTTGCATTGAGTCGGGCTAAAACGCAAATCCGGCGCGCGCGTAGAAGCCGTTGTGCCCTTCGCTCCGACCGTAGGACACGCTCAGGGTGTTGGCGCGGTCGAGCCAGGCGAACCACAGCCCGCCGCCGTAGCCGGTGTGCCACTTGGTCGAGTTCTCTGGGTTGTAGTAAACGCGTCCCACGTCGCCAAAGCCGAGGATTCCCCAGGACCCGGGCAAGAAGATGTGGAACTGAGAGATGTAGATGCGGAGATCGGCGTTGCCGTAGATCGCGGCGTCACCCGCGTAGCGGTGCCGCTGCAGCCCCCGCACTGGCTCGTCTCCGGCCGACGAGCCAAACCCGCCCAGCCCCCCTCCCAAATAGGCCGCCTCGAAGTAAGGGTAGGTACCGAAGACCTTCTTCCCGCCTGCGCGCAGGGCGAGGGTGGGGGCCTTGTCACCTCCGGGCGTCAAGTAGGCGGCGGCCCTTCCCTCGAGGGAGCCGAAGGTCTCCATAACATCCCAGGCCTTGGGCCAGACCTGGCCCGTGACCCGTACATCCGCCCCGCTTCGGGGGTAACCGAAGCTCCGCAGGGCCACCCCCCCTGGCGCCTTGGACGCCTCGGCACGGGTGTCCAGCTCCAGGGTGCCCGTGCCTCCAACCTCACCGAAGTCTCCGTACCCGTACGGCCGCTGCAGGTTGATGACGGTCACGTCCTGCTTGTGTTGGCTGGAGCTGTACTTGACGGTGGGGCCGAGGGAGAAGGTGAGGTTCTTTACAATGGGGATGGAAACACTGGGTGTGAAGGCGTACTGGAGCTCCTTGGCCTTGAAGAAATCGGAGTTCTGGTTCCCGCCATCGGATGTCTCGTTCCCGAAGCCGAAGAAGCGGCTGGCCTCCACACCAGAGGCATAGGCGTACCAGCCCACGTAGACTCCCCGGTTCTCGAAGTGGAACTCCGCCTTGTAGTCGGCCCGGAACGAGCTGTCCCCGGTGACCCAGGCCGCGCGGATGATATGGCGGCTCGCGTCGGGCTCCTTGCGAAAGCCGAACGCCTGGGTATCGACCCCACCCCCAACCAGAGCCCCGATGTCGCTGCCATAGGAGAGCCAGGGGACGAAAAGAGTCGTGCGTCCCCAGTCGCGGGGTGGGATCCAGGACGCGTTCTTGGGGGGTGGCGGGGGTGTGTAGGGCTTGCGGTCGAGGTGAGAGCCAGGCCCAGGGAGGAGCTCCCCCGATCCGGTGTCACTGAGCCGCGTGCCCCCGCCCTTGGTATCGTCCACCACCGCATGGCCGCGCCCCCCGATCACGCGCACTGTGATGCTGTTGGGTTTACCCAGGGTGACGATGCGGTCGTCGCCGCCAAGAAGGTAGATCTGCACCTCCTGGGTCTCGCCGTTGTGCAGCGTGCGGTGGAAGAAAGGCTCCCCCGTAAGCTTGCCGTCCTCTCCCCGCCGCCACACCTGGACGAGGGTGTCGCCACTCTCGAGCCGCTTGACCTCCACGTACTCCGGAGCGTCGGTTAGGTAGATCTTCACCTTGTCGGCGATGTGCTCGTAGAAGGCCTCCGCTCCCTCCACCAGTCGGTCGCGGCGGCCCTTCAGGTCGTGGATGAGCCGCGCGCCATCGATCTTGAAGTACTCGGGGGGCATGCGATGGGCCGCTTTCTCGATCGCTTGGTCCGTGATCTGGGCCTTGAGCTCCTGGGCGACCTCCTTGTAGACCGGGCGCTCCAGACCGGCCAGGAGCTGACGGTCCTGGTCCCGGCCATTCCAGGTGAGGCCCTCCATCCCGGGATAGTGGTCGCTGTAGTTCTGAAGGATGGGGACGCGCGGGCGGGCGAGGGCCAGAACCAGCCCCTCATAGCGGCAAAACGCCTGGTCCCGGTCGTCCGGGATCGGCTGCCAGAGCTCCTTTTCCGGGAACTTCGCCCAGCGCCACTGGTCCCGGTGGCGGTCGAAGTCCCCGATCATGATGTCCAGAAGTCGTGCCTTCAGCAGGGCCCGGGCGTCCGGCCGGTCCTTGGAGTCGGTCTCGATCCGCTTGTAGAACACGTCGTGTTTCAGGACCTCCGTCGCGCCCTGGAAACCCGGGTTCTTGTCGGACTTGGCGCCCGGATACTCGTAGACCTGGCCCACCAGACCCGCAAAGTCCTTCCGGAACTCCCCCAGTGCCGGG
Protein-coding sequences here:
- a CDS encoding glycoside hydrolase family 3 N-terminal domain-containing protein, with amino-acid sequence MTRARRAWFLGTALAAAACRHQPPVQSPPAAPSPAPGYPWARATLARLSLAEKAAQMIGVRATGLYRNPASTEAVRLRERVRSLKVGVVVVFESEVETLPRLLNELQGQADVPLLVAADLERGLSFRIRRGVVPLPYAMAVGATRSEQAARFTGQVAAREARALGIHWAFAPVTDVNNNPSNPVINIRSYGEDPELVARMAAAFVRGAREGGLLTTAKHFPGHGDTAVDSHLQMATVAADRARLDAVELLPFRRVVEAGVDWVMLGHIAVPALDPSGAPATLSLPMSEVLRRDLGFQGMVVTDGMDMAGVRPAWTGEATVRAVQAGADLVLLPPEPEVAAQSLVRAVKEGQLTEARLDLSVRRILETKERLGLDKNRLVDRETFAKSVDRPEDEAEAQRIARASITVVRNEGHVLPLHAEQPLHLLHLVLSSDIHNPAIHGVPEEELAGRRIPTETVSLGPEVSEETSAALVARAPEFTHVLASGFVRVTSSKGTADMAGSHARLLQGLAATGRPVIVVSFGSPYLLRQFPEVPVYVAAYGSADSSQRAAVAALFGEYAVGGKLPVTLPGLYPYGHGLAIPKEEMTLRASRPEDAGFRPGGLSGVDRALDQALEEKIFPGGVVAVGKDGGLVHLRPFGRFTYDKDAPEVHADTIYDLASLTKVIVTTTLAMILVDEQRLDISKRVRDFLPGFQGGAKDQVTVRQLLTHSAGLDWGGPLYKEIEGKDAYLKRIQAMELVYEPGTRSVYSDLGVILLGEILERVAGEGLDPLARRRILTPLGMKDTLYRPPPALLPRIAPTEQDPWRGRLLRGEVHDENAFALGGVAPHAGLFGTARDLARFAQMLLNGGVLEHHRIVSRETVDLFTRRAGVPGASRALGWDTRSENSSAGTLFSSRSYGHTGFTGTSVWIDPERRLFVVLLTNRVHPSRERDPKGAAIRQVRAAVADAVVRELAVP
- a CDS encoding DUF1343 domain-containing protein, with product MILPLTVAALLAAPPVQVGLEQVEAQGGAPVKGKRIGLVAHAASVTADGRLAVDVLRGLGVDVRRLFAPEHGPRGRLAAGAPVEEGLDPESGLPVVSLYGKKAKPAPEDLVGLDALVVDLQDAGVRFYTYESTLILCLEAAAEAGIELLVLDRPNPLGGERMDGPLRDPTQPWSLLSLAPGPLVHGLTLGELARLVNAGRGQPAHLTVVPMRGWTRGMTWADTGRPWVPPSPNLRSAEAALAYPGVCLLEATNVSEGRGTGAPFLLLGAPWMKPDVVRLDVSAPGFALEATRFTPREAAVVLELKYRDRECQGLRVRVTDPRAARPYALGLALLGALRKHHPEFRLAREGAGLDGLLGTRRVREGLERGESVDAMLAVDAPARDSFARDRKPALLY
- a CDS encoding sodium:solute symporter encodes the protein MDSLRVGLPALLGILGYLVAINVLGARLGRGQKDAGDYFLGGHAMPWWAVMASIVATETSALTFLSVPGDAYHSGYTFLQLTLGYLVGRILVARMLLPAYFRGTLPTAYALLERRFGVATRRFASSVFMVTRVMAASVRLAVPAIPIALVLGVPVWSAILILAGATALYTFAGGIKAVIWIDLIQVAVYLSGALLALGFLAGAVPGGLGSIVGAAVSRPGSVLDFDPDLSRPYTFWAGLLGGTFLAMASHGADQLIVQRLLACRGLRDAQKALVGSGVVIIFQFALFLTIGVALFSFYGGRAIDPTGSSAAAFRGSDEIFPAFIVGHLPAGVSAYLIAGIFSAAMCSEAAALNSLASALAHDVVGPVFGARRLEGGSGLWLGRVLTLLWTVVLAGLAVGFSRLREGQPGVQVALGLASVTAGGLLGAFLLARYVNRARQADAMVAVAISAVVMLAIWLGAKGWIDWPLARRISWPWYSLLGCAITLGTGFLLARRHAGPDPRAG
- a CDS encoding ATPase, T2SS/T4P/T4SS family, whose amino-acid sequence is MATRAGIDTTQRELSYRKRLIEIANLINSAPSIQDILVDIKDKMLDLVEAERVTIFALDTKNQELFSLFKAGQEVKEIRVPKTFGSIAGFAALSRRTANVKNAYDPAELARLHPNLKFDSRWDRASGFHTTQILSSPILFDKYLLGVLELLNKRGGGQFTPKDEEAAGELAKILGIAFYNQHRAARSNRPSKYGLLIDKGLVSEKDLEKAISNARVNQVDVAKILEEDLKIPKEEVGRALAQFYSCAFWEPLGRTIPEDLKGRLTLDFLKKNVCAPIERKEGTLLVAVEDPYDLTRQDSIKAMNLAPRCDFVVGLRGDILEYIHTSYGVAAGAAEEQDLGRIIMELGSGEEDELEGHEPDPSAPPEVDETDSGIVKLANQIIIDAYNRGASDIHIEPYGKTAPTQVRLRIDGDCVKYLEIPAPHRNAIVQRFKIMSKLDIAEKRKPQDGKIRFKGPMGSIELRVATIPTSGSNEDVVMRLLAASKPLPLEKMGFLERNLSEFKRILQKPYGICLVVGPTGSGKTTTLHSGLGFINTTDMKIWTAEDPVEITQPGLRQVQVHPKIDFTFAIAMRAFLRADPDVIMVGEMRDHETAATGIEASLTGHLVFSTLHTNSAPETITRLLDMEIDPFNFADALLGIMAQRLVRTLCKDCKEEYAPTQEEFAELMQEYGLEAWEKLGVRYSPSFRLGRPKGCPKCGNTGYRGRMGIHELLVATDDIKRKIQKREPIEELRKQAVRDGMTTLLQDGIQKVLLGVTDFKQVRAVCIK